TCTTCCCTTTTGGGGAGTAAGTGGTAGAGTCCTGCACCCTCTATTTAGGGCTCTCTTGCGCCCGTGCTGGGAACAGAGGGCCTCTCGGCGGCTGCAGCAGGCGGCGGCCTTTCTCCTCCGCTCTCCTGCGGTGCCCGCAGCCGCCGCCTGCCTCACACGGGTGGGGCAGAGCCAACGAAGTCACGTGGCTACACAGACATCGCTGAGAACTGAAGTGAACTGCATTTCCAGAAAATGCCTGCCTGAGTGCACTGAAACTTGCATTGCCGTACTCTGGGGAGCTCCATATATCCCAAGTGGAGAACTTTGGTCGTGGAGGACTGTGTCCTTTGTGTAGCCCGCTCTTATTTGGAAATTGGAGCAGttcttggaaaaataaatctctgctcTGGAATTTGTGTGCTCCACACCGGGGGGTAGGGTTTTGTAAATGGTTCCTTAGTTTTTTCATACTCATCTCTCCTTCAGGGCAGGGATTTGCATTTGCTATTCTCAGAACCTGGAAGGAACCTGGCCATGCTCCGTAGACATTTATGGAATGCACACTAGGGTTGATTTTCCCTGCTGCTTTGAGAAGCAACTTGTACTAACATTGTAACTCTGTTCTCTGGGATTCACGTGCAAACAATTCTCAGCCCTGTcccacttttttttctcttaccctCAGGAGTTTTGGGAATGCACTTGGAAATTGTATCCTGGACAAAGACTATCTGAGGTCACTAAATAAGCTTCCACGCCAGGTATGTAGCAAGGGAGGAATAGGATGGATTGCGGGGAAGACAGTGTAGCAGATTCTCTTCTGTCATGGGTTGAGTGTTtggaggatggagagagaagtGAGGACTCAGCTATTTCGAGGGTCTGGAATgtttatttcagattttgaacGTTAGAGCTAGCAAGAACTGATCATTTTATGGACAAAGAAATTGAGTCCTGGAGAATTTGTGTCATTTGTCTCAGATATAGGCAACTGTGGCTGCGAGCGGCCCGTGAAACCTCAGAACGCGCACAGAGCTCTCCGCGGCACTGTCGTCGTTTCTTTTCCTTAGCTCTGGTGTCCTTAAGGTTTAGATGTCCGTCATTTCTGTCAGTACCTATCACATGGTCTGAGCATTTGCCTTTGGAGAATGGGCTCTGTGGTCAAGCGCCCCTGGGGTCACACTTGCCCTGTGATGGTCAGCCTGCCTGGAGGAGTGCCTGCTCTCCCCGTGGCGCCCGCTGCAGTCCCTGCTGTGCCGCCACCCAGGGCAGAATTCCCATCCTTTGCCCAAGAGATTCTTTTTCTCGTGGAGCCACTAATAGAGGTGTGTGTCTGGCATCTGCCAAaactcttctctttaaaaaatttttttcctagtctgcagtttttctttttatattgtaaaaaagacattttttaatgtaaatttttacaatttaccatcttaaccgtCTTTAGTGTAGGGTTGAGTAGTATTAAGATATTTGCATTGTTGTGAAACTAATGTTCAAAACCTTTTCgtcttgcagaactgaaactctgCCTGTAAGACCAGaactcctcttctccctctccccacccctcggCAGTCACCAccctactttctgtttctgtgagtttgactactctGGGTAGCTGCGATAAGTGAGTCATAGagttttgtccttttgtgactggcttgtttcgcCTAGTATTAATGCCCTCAGGGTTCACCCATGTGGTGATGGGTGTCGGAATGCCTCCCTTTATAAGGCTGAGTAATATCCTCGTAtgcatatatcatattttgtttatctgtttgtggacatttgagttatttcttccCCTTGGCTCATGTAactaatgctgctgtgaacatagGTGTATAAATATCTCTTGGAGTTgctgctttcaattttttgaaattgaatcctagaagtgggattgcctggatcatatggtagttctatttttaattttttgaggagtcgctatactgatttccatagcagttgtaccattttataatcccaccaacaatgcacaagAATtcagatttctccacatccttgttaacatttgctattttctgtttttttaaaaaaagtttggtAGTAGACATCTTAATCATCCTATTGGCTGTGAAGTGATATTttatggtggttttgatttgcatatccctaatgattagtgatgagcatcttttcatattcttgtGGACCATTTGTAtttcatctttggagaaatgtctactcaagtccttttccatttttttttaatttaaattttattttagcatattatgggggtacaagtgttaaggttacttatattgcccatgtccctcctcccccctcgagcaagagcttgaagcatgtctatcccccaaacgttgcacttcttactcgttgtggttgtacatacccatcccttcctcccccctcccacactcccaacacccaataaatgttactcctatatgtccacttaggtgttgatccgttaataccaatttgctggtgagtacatgtggtttttccattcttcagatacttcacttagtagaatgggttccagctgtatccaggaatatacaagaggtgctatatatcaccattgtttcttaaagctgagtagtactccatggtatacatataccacattttattaatccactcatgaattgatgggcacttgcgttgtttccatagctttgcaattgtgaattgtgctgctataaacatttgagtgcaggtgtctttttcataaagtgacttttgatattttgggtagatgcccagtagtggaattgctggatcaaatggtagatctacttgtatcgctttgtggtatctccatattgctttccacagaggttgaactagtttacagtcccaccagcagtgtaggagtgttcctctctctccgcatccactccagcatttgttgtttggggacttttggataaaggccattctcactggagttaagtgatatctgattgtggttttgatttgcatttccctgatgattagagatgttgaacatttttttgtatgtttgttggccattattctgtcttcttttcagaagtttctattcatgtcctttgcccattttttgatagtgttgtttgcttttttcttgctgattttcctgagttctaaatagattctagttatcagccctttatcagatgtgtagcttgcaaaaattttctcccattctgtgggttgtctgtttgctctcttgatagtttgactgtgcagaagctttttaatttcattaggtcctattcatttatttttattgctttgtgattgcctttggggtcttcttcataaattctttgcctaggccaatgtccttgttggttagatgtatttcctgaaggcagcagatacttggcttgtttcttttatccattaggccagcctgtgtctcttgagtggggagttaaagccattcacatttattgagataactgataggtggggaagatttctgttcattatgttggattgaacattgttgctttgttttctctcttgagccattgtagtgtctgggctttgatctttagctttcaGTAGATTTAGATtcgtgtttattgtgctgatccgtgggtaacactatttttttttttttttttttgagacagagtctcgctttgttgcccaggctagagtgagtgccgtagcatcagcctagctcacagcaacctcaaactcctgggctcaagaaatcctcctgcctcagcctcccgagtagctgggactacgggcatgcaccgccgtgcctggctaatttttttctatatatattagttggccaattaatttctatttatagtagagacgggatcttgctcttgctcaggctggtttcgaactcctgacctcgagcattccgcccgcctcggcctccgagagtgctaggattacaggcgtgagccaccgcacccggccagtaacactgttttaagtacttcttgtagggctggtcttgtcttggtgaattccctcagtctttgcttatctgagaatgtctttatttctccttcatatatgaagcttagttttgcagggaataagattctaggctgggcattgttttgtttcagaagagtgagaatggggccccagtctctccttgcttgtaaagtttcagtagagaagtctggtgttattcaaattggctttcccttgtatgttacttgcttctttcgtcttacagctcttagaagggcctctttagttgatattttggtcagtctgatgactgcatgtcatgacatcttcctgtttgcattgaatctcccaggggtcctctgaggttcttgaacttgtatatcgagattttgagcaaggcctgcgaaattttcctctattatatcttcaaatagcttgtccaacccttgagtgttgtcttcttccccttctggtaaccctatgaccctcacattaggtttcttcacataatcccacatctcttataggctttgctcttttctcttgtttctctgctctatctctgtgactgatttatttaattggaaggtgttatcttcaatctctgagattctttcttttgtgtgatctactgttcttgaggctttccactgaattttgtagttccctgaattgattcttcatttccaggagttcggttaaacttttcttcattgtattgatttctttagtgaacttttgttccaggtcctggaggctttttgtggtttctttgtgttggttattgagttgttcttgcaggtcgttgaattttcttatgatccacattcggaatcctcctcttctgtcattttagttgcctgattttggttggtgtccgtttctaaggggctggtgctcctctttgggggtgtggtttccgttggttgttcatatttccagagttccttcgctgatttcttcccacgTTGATCAGttgatgtttctttcctttaggttttcgtttgggtattcacacaccttgtttagtttctgagctgttaggtggtgtctgtgggtgagattcgaccactccctgtaaaATGaatcagtaggtgccgtgaaaaggctgtgcaggatgccctccctatcagtaggtggcagttgcttggagaaacaggctacgctgttgtttttgtgccgttatcagctcttgttcctgtagagaggcactctagtgcctcaggtggtgggtggggccctgggacttccaggtgtgtccttttctccccctcagtgagggctagtctaggagagagtctaggcggagctgggttgggtaagcctgccctcaggcaccaccaatgccgttagcaggggtcaaagttctgttctctgcttccaggaaaagctgtcagggaggggccggaatggccccgctcaatcAGAGAGTCTACGTGTGGGGtgtggctgtctgagacccgcagtctggagcgggcctcacttctttccaccctccccaactccgcagctactcctgggcctctgccagcaggccagacctcacaccaccgagcctcccctggctgtgatgccggcggggaggttccctgggcaggaacgccacctgggctgggctcatgGCCTCCCTATGGGAGtagagttgccctctaggacgctgatctgaccccgaaggcacacacacctcagtaggctgttcacatatatcccttctgtgccccgggcaattcgagacctgggtgcacgggatctggtctgcaggtctgacctctgggccccagacttcaaactatatccccaccagggagaggagttccggtcccaattcacccacagggagtccaagctgtgtctatgtctctcagcctcaaggtctgccccattctcctgggatcaccgtgccagcagcacctgggagagctggcgggtagggagctcactgtctgagttccccttagtcagctgtagggccccgaAAGAGAAGGTCCCactccctggaggtgcctccagctggtggctatattgtctctctgggcagccacgggtagggtgggcggaggggagagtgaggcaatatggcgcctgccgcgcggctcgggtctgtgcacacggaggtgccccaagggagtttggagcctggtgccgcgtctgctacaggcttaccactcgcTGGTGGTGGCTgtcactgggctggtgtccgcaggtctctccacctgctggggagcccaccagcagtccgagatgcaagggaggggaaaggtgacttatccaGCTATCCTTCCCgatggtctctgggctgctccggcggtctcagcttccagttctcctctgcaacctcctcccgtggagtctcccgtggtctcaggtaccccgccttccgaccctcgtccaatgtaggctcgtcttcttgcttttttcttctaatttctgctagaatctgtcttttctgcagagacactctgtctggcggtgtttctcctCCACCATCTTGATTCGGATCccccttttccattttttaattgggataTTTGATagtttattgttgagtagtagtGCGTCTTTAAGTATTCTGGATATTATATcagatatatgatatatatatataccatcagatatatatcatatcatatatatatctatatatagatatatgtatcaCCCtgatcagatatatgatttatatatattttctcccattacatAGGTTGCCTcttaagtttttaagtttgatgcagtcctatttgtctatctttacttttgttgcctgtgcttttggggtcatatccaaaacaATGTCAGGAAGTTTTTCTTTTGATGTCCGTGGAactaagataattttatttcttcctatctAGTTTGAATgcattgtttctttctcttgcctaattgctctagtTAGAACTTCCAAtggtatgttgaatagaaatagtgAGAGTGggtgtttttgctttgtttctgatcttagaggaaaagctttcagtctttcaccttTGAGTGTATTAGCTGTGGCCTTTTCATATATGGCCTGTATTACATTGATGTGGTTTCCTTCTAGTCATAGTtcgttgagtgtttttatcacgAAAGAGTGTTGaatcttgtcaaatgctttttctgtatcagtTGAGATGAACATGCagtttttatcctttattctgttaatgtgctgtattacattgattttcattATGTTAAACTATTCTTGCATTCTAGGAATAAATCTCATTTGGCCATgttgtataatccttttaatgtgctgttgaatttggtttactagtattttgttggggattttAAAATTGGTATTCATCAACTTgagtctttgctctttttttcttaatctagttaagggtttgtcaattttgatttttttcaaaaaaacccacaactcctatttttgatttttccccccctattgtttttgtattctctatttcatttatctctgctctaatccttttttaatttacttccttctgctagctttgggtttagtttgttcctTGAGGTATAAAGTCAAGTTGCTGATTTcagatcttccttttttttttttttttttgagacagagtctcactgtgttgccagggctagagtgccgtggcgtcagcctagctcacagcaacctcaaactcctgggctgaagcaatcctcctgcatcagcctcccgagtagctggaactataggcatgggccagcatgcttggctaattttttctatttttagttgtttggctaatttctatttttagcagagacggggggggggggggggggtcgtggtcttgctcaggctggttttgaactcctgaccttgaggaatcctcccgcctccacctcccagagtgctaggattataggcgtgggccaccacgccgggcctcttattttttaatttatgtgttTAGTTTCCTTCTTAGGATTGCTTTCACTGCCTCtcagaagttttatttattttttttcgaggggggggacagagtctcactttgttgttcaggctagagtgccatggtgtcagcctagctctcagcaacctcaaactcctgggctcaagcaatcctcctgcctcagcctcccgagtagctgggactacaggcatgtgccaccatgcctggctaattttttctatatagttttagccgtccaattaacttctatctatttttggtagggacaaggtctcgctcttgctcaggctggtctcgaacttccgagttcaaacgatccgcctgccttggcctcccagagtgctaggactataggcgtgagccactgtgcctggcctgtcccagaagttttggtatgttgaattttagttttcatttatctcaaggTATTTTATCCTCTTTCTTTACTTATTAGTTGCCTCTGGAAGTAGATTTAACTAAAGCAAAGAGACAAGATTTTGAACCCTCTGTGGAACAGGCAAGATATAACAGCTGTCAACCAAACATGATGTTGGGACACCCAAAACCACAGCAAGTGACCTCCCCTTGCAGACCTCGCCACCCAGATGATCCCCACATTGTGATACAGGAGGAAAAGGACTGCAGCCCTCGGTATGGGGTCTAagttcccttcctttcctcttctgctCCTTCTCATGCGATTTAGTTTGCCTTCATTTCTACCTTCAGAGCCAGCAAGCTGGTTTGTGTGCTCTGTGAGGAACCACAGCCACCACTCACGAACTCTCTCCCACCTGTTGCTGTTGTGACCCAGACACCTGACCTCGGCCACTGTGGAGAATGATGCCACTTACCAGCGGAAGCTCCGGCAAAAGCGGCTGCAGCAGCAGTTCCGGGAGCAAATGGAGAGACAGCAGCAAGTTGAAGTATCTCCCCCATCAGTTGAAAAGAAGAGTGAGGGTGTGTGGGAAGATGGGAGCAGAGGCCCTAAGAAGTATATCTGAAGAGACTTCTCTCAAGCTGTACGAGGGAGAAATTAGTCCAGGAAATTAAGGGTAGTGAATccgggctgggcgtggtggctcacacctataatcccagcgctttgggaggctaaggcaggattgcttgaggccaggaatttgagactagcctgggcaatgtaatGAGaacctgtctttacaaaaaaaaaaaaaaaaaaaaagaaaggccaggCGTGATGGTATACACTTGTAGTTGCAGccactcaggagcctgaggtgggaggatcacgtaagcccaggagttcaaggctatggcaagctatgatgatgccactgcactccagccttggcaacctaatcttaaaaaaagatAGTGAAATCCACCATGCACTTTCCCATTTCtaaagacaatattttttttttgggggaaGTAAATGGGCCTTGACATAATCTTCTGGAATTAGAAATTTCAGGGTAAAAAGGTTTTTTTGCTTCAGATAGCCTTTTATTTCTGTCATGTctttaaatagaaggaaaaattggGTTTGAAGATAATGGGAGCTTTTGgtagattatttatttgatgaCTTTAGTTTATTTCAGAGTCCAGATTCAGTGGGaataatagactttttttttagtagaggtgatCCTTGCCCATAGAATATAGAATAGACACAAAGTAAGGGATTTATTCCACACCAATTGAACTTTTGCCTAGTTTTTCTCTACAAATTATGAAGATTCACAGAGGACTTCCTCTGTGTTTGGTTCATTAATATTCCCCTTAGCACTGACAGGCTgaaattaatgtgaaaaaaaCGAAACCTCTTACTGTCCCAGGAtatctttaaccactttggtgcagcgctcaccggccgcgaaacctcgcCCGTGGCGGCACTCACAGTCGGCATggtagtctgtgctgtgcgttgaccACACGCCCGTTTTGCTCTAAAGCGGCTAAagtctgtgtgtgttcatctgtggctgttggacgctcgtaccaaagtggttaatagtGAGTTATTCCAGAGGTTTAGCTTCTGAACCATTGCAGAAACTCCCAGGGTAGAGTGTGGAATAGGTTGTCCTCTAGGACTTCCTCCTGTCTCTTACCAGACAACCGGAACCATTgttcttttaatctattttacatattggatttttgcttaagattttgTTTGAGCAAGGGTTATGGctttaaaaagcaagcaagctACTGGAGTAGATGGCTTCTCCCTCTACTTTTGCtgttaaaggagaaataaacttttgtttttaccattttattgaGAAGGAATAGTTATTTTAAACCACATATAGGGAGACActctgaacctattctggttTGGGGactgcctgattcatgaatcatCCTTTGCCCAATTAAACtctgtcaaattaaaaaaaatccacaaaaacaaaacacaggtaGATCTGTTGTAGGGCTGGGACTCAGTAATCTTGAGTTCTTTTACAGTCTGAACTGGCATAGCCCCAGGCAGCTTTGCACTTCTTAGACTGCTCCCTCTAACAAGAGGGGAGTAGATTTAATCTCTTAACCATTTCGGTACCAGTGTCaactgtagttgacagccacagatgaatgtgcacagcgacTATGGCCGACAGCCGttatatgaaggcgcacagcccagcatcgactttagccgacagctgtgatacgacttttctaatttttcatttatcaaaataaaattgtgaacatttaagaataatgtaatgaaaacatatatgtatatgtttgttacctattctgatttacatgacaagtaaagctgcctgtaaagtaaaacaagctttcagtgctttaaggCTTTcttcgtcacacaagagcaaaacagattcgtcgtcaatgcacagcacacactattgtggggactgtgagtgcagctgtgggcgaggttttgtggccggtgagcgccgtactgaagtggttaaattcCATTTAGCTATGTGATTTCTGACTTATCCTTTTTCTTCTGTGTAAACCGTAGCTGCCCTTCCAGCCCCTTTTGACGCACAGCACTACCATACCTGCTGTCTCAGAACCAGTCACTGAGAAAGACTGCCTTGCAGGTGTGACTCAAGAATTAATTAGTAAATACCCATGAAATGCTTATAAGCTACTGTGCTTTATGCTTTTAGTAGTAGTTAGGAATCCTCATTTTTATTGGCTGGGGTTCCGATAGCAAAAAATTTGTACTAACCAAAGGAAGCTTCAGTGCACTTTCAGGGGTAGAGGAGAGATTCCAAAAACTATCATAGGGTACTCAAAACATGGGATTTCCTATGGCCAGTGTTTCTAGGGCTTTCTGTGAGAACACTTATTTGCTGATGCTATACTTTTCTGTGGTCTCTGTAGAGAATCTTGATAATCTTGAAATGTGGGATCTGACTCCAGATGGATTGGACAGTGCTATCAAGCCCTTGTTTGGACCAGAACCACCCCAGACATCTGAGACACTAGCATTGAACAACCAGATGGTGACCTGGAACAGGACCCCACACAATGCTTGCCACCAGAAACCACAAGCAAAATCTAGACCCTGGCAACCCCAAACTTACAGCACTAACCAGCATGTAACAGGTAGGAAGAGAGAAGTGTTTTGTTTAGGAACAAAAATTAACTCTGTGAATTTTAAAGGAAGGATGACAATTAAGTTGGATAGAATCATTCCAAGGGAATAAACAGTGTAAGTAGAAGATAATTGATTTAAGAGCCAGAACTTTTCCTGTGGGCTCCTGCTTTCAGGTGCAGCCTTTGACAGTAGCAGGAAGCTTGAGGATGAGTATGTTGAGCTTTTCATAAGGATAAGGTAGGTCCTTCATGAGTATGATGCCATTTGGTATAGGGTTATTAGTAAGAGGGCTCAGCTTTCCTCCTaacaataattttcatttgtgGGCTCTTAGTCTAATTAGGATCATTAATACAATCCAGAAATTATTAACTGTAagtttattccttatttttaaaatcatggcaGTTACTTTTAAGCCATTTTATTATCCACAGGTAACTGGGAATCTCTTAAGAAGAGCCAGGacatgaagaaaaggaaattggaTCCATCTTAACTGAGGCTCAGCCTATATCACTGGACTCTTGTCACAAAGGGACTTTGGTCATCATTCCTGGGGAATGAACTTAATTTCTAAGGAAATATTTTGCTTCATTCTGAACCCTATCAGAGGTTTGACTATGAGTCTACTGTAGATAGAGCTGAGCACCTTTAAGAAGCTTATCACATACTGCAGGGGGGAGGTACTGGACAgatgaaatatcttttctttgGCTCTTGTGGCTTtccactatttatttttaagcttttatgtTAATAAAGATAGACATTTTGGGAATCACCACTGGCTGCCT
This Microcebus murinus isolate Inina chromosome 10, M.murinus_Inina_mat1.0, whole genome shotgun sequence DNA region includes the following protein-coding sequences:
- the RAD52 gene encoding DNA repair protein RAD52 homolog isoform X3 produces the protein MSGAEEAIFGASDRRPVGGSPVLCFGQCQYTAEEYQAIQSALRQRLGPEYISSRVAGGGQKVCYIEGHKVISLANEMFGYNGWAHSVTQQNVDFVDLNNGKFYVGVCAFVRVQLKDGSYHEDVGYGVSEGLKSKALSLEKARKEAVTDGLKRALRSFGNALGNCILDKDYLRSLNKLPRQLPLEVDLTKAKRQDFEPSVEQARYNSCQPNMMLGHPKPQQVTSPCRPRHPDDPHIVIQEEKDCSPRHLTSATVENDATYQRKLRQKRLQQQFREQMERQQQVEVSPPSVEKKSEENLDNLEMWDLTPDGLDSAIKPLFGPEPPQTSETLALNNQMVTWNRTPHNACHQKPQAKSRPWQPQTYSTNQHVTGNWESLKKSQDMKKRKLDPS
- the RAD52 gene encoding DNA repair protein RAD52 homolog isoform X4 — its product is MGVRGEGRLSLKVKKEVQGCTSKLATPWYKSSCKQSPKLSPGRTCKVLHSRTANPREGRSRTYSSASASHWRKRPSGIDMSGAEEAIFGASDRRPVGGSPVLCFGQCQYTAEEYQAIQSALRQRLGPEYISSRVAGGGQKVCYIEGHKVISLANEMFGYNGWAHSVTQQNVDFVDLNNGKFYVGVCAFVRVQLKDGSYHEDVGYGVSEGLKSKALSLEKARKEAVTDGLKRALRSFGNALGNCILDKDYLRSLNKLPRQLPLEVDLTKAKRQDFEPSVEQARYNSCQPNMMLGHPKPQQVTSPCRPRHPDDPHIVIQEEKDCSPRHLTSATVENDATYQRKLRQKRLQQQFREQMERQQQVEVSPPSVEKKSEGPLLTHSTTIPAVSEPVTEKDCLAENLDNLEMWDLTPDGLDSAIKPLFGPEPPQTSETLALNNQMVTWNRTPHNACHQKPQAKSRPWQPQTYSTNQHVTGNWESLKKSQDMKKRKLDPS
- the RAD52 gene encoding DNA repair protein RAD52 homolog isoform X1; this encodes MGVRGEGRLSLKVKKEVQGCTSKLATPWYKSSCKQSPKLSPGRTCKVLHSRTANPREGRSRTYSSASASHWRKRPSGIDMSGAEEAIFGASDRRPVGGSPVLCFGQCQYTAEEYQAIQSALRQRLGPEYISSRVAGGGQKVCYIEGHKVISLANEMFGYNGWAHSVTQQNVDFVDLNNGKFYVGVCAFVRVQLKDGSYHEDVGYGVSEGLKSKALSLEKARKEAVTDGLKRALRSFGNALGNCILDKDYLRSLNKLPRQLPLEVDLTKAKRQDFEPSVEQARYNSCQPNMMLGHPKPQQVTSPCRPRHPDDPHIVIQEEKDCSPRHLTSATVENDATYQRKLRQKRLQQQFREQMERQQQVEVSPPSVEKKSEENLDNLEMWDLTPDGLDSAIKPLFGPEPPQTSETLALNNQMVTWNRTPHNACHQKPQAKSRPWQPQTYSTNQHVTGNWESLKKSQDMKKRKLDPS
- the RAD52 gene encoding DNA repair protein RAD52 homolog isoform X2, producing the protein MGVRGEGRLSLKVKKEVQGCTSKLATPWYKSSCKQSPKLSPGRTCKVLHSRTANPREGRSRTYSSASASHWRKRPSGIDMSGAEEAIFGASDRRPVGGSPVLCFGQCQYTAEEYQAIQSALRQRLGPEYISSRVAGGGQKVCYIEGHKVISLANEMFGYNGWAHSVTQQNVDFVDLNNGKFYVGVCAFVRVQLKLPLEVDLTKAKRQDFEPSVEQARYNSCQPNMMLGHPKPQQVTSPCRPRHPDDPHIVIQEEKDCSPRHLTSATVENDATYQRKLRQKRLQQQFREQMERQQQVEVSPPSVEKKSEENLDNLEMWDLTPDGLDSAIKPLFGPEPPQTSETLALNNQMVTWNRTPHNACHQKPQAKSRPWQPQTYSTNQHVTGNWESLKKSQDMKKRKLDPS